From the genome of Solanum stenotomum isolate F172 chromosome 5, ASM1918654v1, whole genome shotgun sequence:
GACCTTTCCACAAGTAGAGGGGAAAGATCACTGATCTTATCAATCGACTGATCTACGATGCCCCTCTCCGTAAATCTCTCCACATAGTAACTATCTTCAGCACTCTCAATATGAGTAGTATCATACAATACACCAGTTCTCAAAGGCACAATATCATGACTACTTGTTTTTTCCTCCCTTTCGATTTCGGGTATATTTGGCTGACCAAAACTTAGTAAAGTTCCAAGCAGAACAGCAGTACAAATAAGAACTGGAGATGCAGCTAACAATATTGAAAACAGAAATGGGAAAGATCTATACAAAAATGCTATGAAACACAGCATACTCACAAGAAAAGGATGTTTTAACACTGTAACATAACATCCTTTAATTGAAAACATCAAAATTCTCCTCATTTCAACTCCAATCTCTACTAATCCAACACCCATCTTTTTTTCTCACTATAAAAAACTACTCAAAACTTCAAcacaaatatcaaatatcaaatatcacAGCAAAACAACTCAATCCCCTTACTTACCAAGAGCAAGACCTTCCAAGTTCCAAACTgcatcaaaaaatgaaaaatacacaCAAAGAGATCAGCTTCAACACAACAAAagaaccaaataaaaaaaacccaaGTAAGCTATTCTTGaattaaaacaacaaaagaagaaaaaatcaagaTTCATACCAGCTCTTCGACTACAGATCAAAATCAATTCtccaataaacaaaaaaaaaaaacccaactttcttcttcttctttttttcacctCAGCTAATAAAAGTCTACTTCTATTTTGTTTTAGCTAAAACTAAAGAGAAAACAAGGTAATCAAAAGaagtaaaaagaaagagaaataggaaaaagaaaaagtttgcACCTTTCTCTTTCAACcctctttcctttttccttAACTTTCGGTTCTATTCTTTCAAATCCCACCAATGGGGCctgaaaaaatcaaataaaaattgaatctttttaCAGCatagactttttttttaataaaaaatcaagaatttatatgacaaaattcaattatttgaaGAATTATATTCCATTTTGAGATTGAAAGTAACAGACAGACATGcatcaataataatataattaagacAGCTAAGTAGGGATGGATTTACAGTGCAGAAAGAATGATGAAGAAGTTGTTTTTTGCagaatttttaattagtttaatgtTAAACTTTTGAAGTGGGGAGGGATGAAGGTAATCATTACTATTTGTTGctttttttattaagttaatCTTGATTAATGGCTGTCAATAGGACAGGAACACAACACTTTCACAGTATTTAAGGGTATCTTGTCTTTAAACTAACCCATTAGTTTGAATAGTGAGATAAGGAtaataattttaagataaataattttcGCATAATTTATAGGTAAAACAGTTCTAAGATAAATTCAATTCATATGTTGTGAATATGAGTTATAAAGTTGTTACTGGGAAAAGAGTTCAAAATATATCCTAACTTTGACAGAAATTAATGTAACAATTCTAAATTTTGAGAAGGACATATTAttcctgcactatttaatagtgtattttaaggaTATATAGGTGTTCATGTGgatatcataaatattgcatcattataaatagtaacttaTCCAGTTGGacacttatatatttttaaaatacactattaaatagtgcaagaGGTAATAGGTTCTATCCAAAGTTTggaattattttaataaatttgatcAAAGTTTGGATATATTTCAAACGGTTTCcctttattaatatttatattagagtAAATTGTTTACATCATACATTTTCAATCTTTTGTCTGATCATACTACTAAGATAGGATATTTTTTCTAATCATGATAATATTGGATATTTATGTGTCGAATTACTCTTCTTTAGTCTCAAGATAaaacacacaattttttttaatcatgtatTGATTATGGATAATTAACTTAATCATgattatatgaaaatatatagttaaaaaGTGAATGAAAACATTAGGTTTGATGTGGAAATTGTCAAGAGTTCGTGGGGACgcatctttttaatttatttattgaataATTGGTAGTTGTGATTTGAGAGTTGCAAATTTGCAATCCTCAACTTCACTTGATAGGCCACAatattatgtgattaattttaCGTGTATTTactgaattttatttaatatactatataataatatattaataaaattattttttattatattaaaataattaattttatatattttaatagctAAGTGGCCAAACTATTTTTATCACATTTAGCTAAGTTAAGTGTACTTACTATGATAATTAAGTCACAAAAACTTCGTCTATTGAATCATCTTAATAGGGGTATATTGAATGGCCTTATTGTTTTAATAGGTAGATTTTAATTACTATAATCATAAAGAATGTTGTGACCAACAAGGGTTATgatggagtggtaagtactctttcatccttaaccaagaaGTCTCGGGTTCGAGCTCCCTTGGGTACGGAGTCGTCTATGTTAGGGAGAGAGTTTTACCCTCAAACtgaaaaaagtgttattggtttattggtATTGGGTTAACGACCTAAAGAACTAAGAACGTGAGTATTTGCTATACTTTTACTACACTAAGCAGAATTTTTGCACGCATTGAATAATtagatttctctcttttttattttgcgTTAAAAAGTTGGTCAAGTcatacatttattttgaaaacattttcttaTTAGTTAAACCGAAAATTGTACGGTTAAAGACCTAAACCGAAACcgataacaaatatcttattgatttgattatcaatttaacatatttaaaaataaaaaatcgatAAATTGAATCCAACAAAATCGACCGATACACAACTCTAATCATGTAAATCAATTTAATGATTGTAATTTGTATGTGAAACTAGCCCAACAATTGACATAATGACACATAAATTAGCTGATATTCTTATCCTTTTTTTGTAGAATTATAAATGATAATTTAAACATTGCTAATTTAGAGatcaattttctaaaaaatatattcttaactttattttttttttaatttagtaaatCGCAAATTCATTACTacttttaaattcataatataaaatttggGATTAATAATTAAACTGCCATTTCCCGCGAGAATAATTTCACAAATTCACTCTTCGTTTTCAACTAGGGTTTCGGCGTCTGAGATTTGCAGAGATTTTTTCCGATTTCCATTTCCCCGAGAAACTCATCAGCTTCGAAATCTAACTGGTAAGTTTCTCTTGTTTCGATTTTGTTTTTGGTGATTTCAGTGTATGAGTTTTGCTCTATGAACTATCAGAAGTTGTTGATATTCGCATTATAAGCTTCAGTTTTCGTACTGCGATTGATTGTTTGAAATCTGCATATGTGAGTTGAGTTTTGCTCTATGAACTatcagaatttttttatattcgcAACATAAGCTTCATTTTTCACAGTCCGATTGATTGCTTGAAATGTGCATATGTGAGTTGAATTTCGCTCAATGAACTATCCGAAGTTGTTGATAATGGCTTCATAAGCTTTCAGTTTTCGTACTCGGATTGATTGTTTGAAATTAGCATACGTGAATTGAGTTTTTCTCTATGAGATATTAGAAGTTGTTGATATAGCTTTATAAGCTGTATTTTCGTACTCTGATTGACTGTTTAAAATTTCCATATATGAGTTGAGTTTTGCTCTATGAACTATCAGAGGTTGTTGATATTGCCTTATATAAGCTTCAGTTTCTGCAGTCCGATTTAATGTTTAAAAACTGCATATGTGAGTTGAGTTTTGCTTTATGAACTATCAGAAGTTGTTGATATCGCTTTATATAAGCTTCAGTTTCTGCAGTTGGGTTTAATGTTTAAAAACTGCATGTGTGAGTTGAGTTTTGCTCTATGAACTATGAGAAGTTGTTGATATTGCTTTATAAGCTTCAGTGTTCTTACTGCGATTGATCCTCTGAAATGTGCATATGTGAGTTGAGTTTTGCTCTATGAACTATCAGAAGTTGTTGATATTGACTTATAAGCTTCAGTTTTTGTACTCTGATTTAATGTTTGAAGTCTGCATATGTGAGGTGAGTTTTGCTCTATGAACTATCAGAAGTTGTTGATATCGCCCTAAAAGCTTCATTTATCGTATTCCAGTTGAATGTTTGAAATCTGCATATGTGAGTTGCGTTTTGGAGTAGAATTGTGAAGTAAATGTAGTTGCGATATTTCCTTTTTATGCCCTTCTATTTTGCTGCTTTTGAGGAAAATAGGATGGTGGACTGTAAGAAGAGAAGTGTTTTATAGCTTGATTGGCTTTGTAGTTGGTGGGAAAAGAATGCAAAAGAAATCACTCATGTTAGCTCTTCATTGCTTACTGAAAGATGAGAAGAATCAAGGAAGTACTGTTAATGTTGTTAAAAATTGCTATTGAATTGGAAATTTTGTGTTAATCATGAGCTCTTCTAATGTCACTTTTATCTGAAGCTGTGGAATGCCCTGTTGCAAGGGGGGACGAGTTTTTGGGGTTGCTTGCCGCTTGCTTGGTGGGTGGGTGGTCAGGTCTATGAGTCCTCCCTATTGAGTTGGGAAACTTTGACTGAAAACACTAGAAGATGGTAGTGCCATAGTGATAGCGCATAGGTCATGCTCTTGGAGAAAAGAAGTGACCGACATGAATAATTAATGAAATATGAAAGGTCATGAGCTTGTTTCAGTAAAGGAGGAAAGAAATGACTTAGAAAGTAAACTTCGTATTATTTCTCCATTGGTATACTTGGTTTATTTGTTTTGCTCTTCCTTCCTTTTGTTTCCCTCTCCTTCCTGTTGTCCCTGTCTTGAAACCAGCATTTTCTTCCGTCTCTTCTTATTTCCCCATCTTCCCTCCTAATTTCGGCTTCTTTTCACTTATGTCCATATTTTAGTTTTGATTCATCTTCCTTTCTTATTGAATTTAGTACTTTATTTTTTGGGTagaatatttttatgcaaaaatatgGAAATACAAAACTTCCAACTATTTTTCTCTATTCTGAGTTGGTGTTATATACTTGCTGTGCTTTCATGAACCCACCAAACTCCAGGTTATTTCACTGTTGCATAGTAATGGATCCACTAATTGATAGTTATACAGAATTCAGATGCAATTGTTGTTTCaaatatgaatgaatgaatgaagatGCTGCAGTGTAATTATGGATAACATGGTAGAAAAACAGTGTTTAATCTGCCAATACTTGTGCTTAATTGTTAAACTCTTTTCTCAGTTTTCCAATTTTTGTTTAGAGGTATGGATACAACAAATCCTGCTGTCTTCGTCAATGCTGAGCTCCTCCGCTTGTACATGGGAAGGAGAGTTCGAGCTGTGATTCAGGTTATGCGCTCTGATGGCGGTGGCACAGTGAACGGGAGATCTACAGATGATCAGCAGATAGTTGTGAAAGGCAATCCACCTGGTCCTCTTACAACATTTGTTGAGGTCACAGGTATCGCTGACAGTAACCAATCTATCCGTGCTGAAGTATGGTCCAACTTTGGGGACACACTAGGTATCACTTCAAATTACCCATTAATATTTTACTATGTTTAATCACTTGTCTTTAGGTGCTGGAATCCTCCTGATTGCTTCTTTGTTTGCTTTTTGTTGTCCTGCATTTATGCTTTTAAGTCATGAACCATCGATGTTTTAGAACTATTTTCCCTGTAAAAGTATGCTGGAAGAAAAACAACTTACGTTCAAAGTTTCTGCGAGTTATTAGGAGTACTGGAAATATAGGCAGTTACCTTTTTATACTAAAATGCTATTGGATTGTGCAGCGTAGATCTATAAACAGATCACTTATATATTTGTTTGGTTGTTAGAATACCCCATGAGCTTGATCATCTTTATGCATTACAAGAGTGGAAAGTGGGTACCTAAGCTCCTCATCTCCTCTTGGATATCAACAAAATAAAGCTTTTAGGATTTAACTCTCCTTCTCCTTTTTGTTGAACATGGAAATCAAGTCACCGGGagttttatttgattaaattggAAGTGCAAATGAGTGAATAATATAATGCATACCCATCTTCGTGGAATTATATTGCTCAACTTTGTTTGCTTGttaaaactcaaatttcaaCGGAATGAATTCTGATACGAGTCTATTCTGTTGCAGATACATATAGCTATAACCGTATTTGCATGCTGGCAAATGGCGATTACAAACACTTGTTCATATGAGGACTCAAAAATGACATGATTTAGTGGATCCTAATAAGTGATCCAACTCTTTCACCATCTCcatcctttatttttatatacatgaTGCCCGTGAATACTTGTTTGGAGGTTTGTTTTAGTTTTGGGATGCTTGTTATGTTATGGTAACCTGCTGAAATCCACAActtcttttactttatttacATTTTGGTTGTTGCTAGCCAATGTTAGCTTTTGCTTATTTTCAACTGTTGCATACCTAGCCATAAAAATAATCTAAGTGGCATCTGTAATTTGTTGAAGTGCACGCAAGCTATCCGAACACCAAGATTATTAGAATAAATCAAGTAACATGTGGAATtaataagttataacataaattttttttacctaataaggttaaaaatacatattttttgttaattaatgaGGGATTAATGCTTTAAGCTCTTGTAtcgtatttataattttttttatcttcattttcCTGTTACACTTTGTTCGGATTGTTGTTGCATATTGTTTTCTAATGTATCATATTGTATTATATCATACTGTTTTGGTTTAATAAATATTGTGTTCAAATAAATTGTATCATTCTTCGTTGTTTCATAATGTCACACATCTCTAATTTGAATGATAGCCTCACTAGAAAAAAGTAGTATATTAGGTAGAGATATTGTGAAAAAATAggataaagaataaaatagaattattaaataataagtaaagacaaaatataggaaaatattaacattttgtttggatggttattatatattttttcataatgtattgtattgtgttaATGAATACAGTGTTTGGATAGAATGAATCGTTCTCCGTCGTTATGTAATTTTATATACtcataatttgaataataaacctAAAGAAAAGTAGGGTATGAggttaaaattattatgaaaaggtagaacaaaagatgaaatatgataattaaataatataaagacaaaatgaaaaaaataaaatattgaggtaAAGACCAATCACACCAAATTGATCATTACATAATCTTTTCGTCCTACGATTTAAACGATATTGtatgataaaatttaaataataatcaaaacaaatattatatttaaatcaacAATCTACAAATCAACTGATTTTAACAATTACATCCATCAATTAAAGAAGAGCTCGCGGCCATGGAAGCTCCACGATTATGTCACGTAGTTCTCTCTTTTTCTGCCATGAATAAACAAACCTAGCTCTGAAACCGCCATCTCCATCTCCTCCAAAATTGACCCACTTTCTGGCAGAGATCACAAAAAAGTAGCTAAAAACAGCAAATAATGGATCATTACAAAGTATTAGGGTTAACACGAAGCGCTAGCAAGGAAGAAATTAAGCAAGCGTTTCGGAAATTGGCAATGGAATTTCATCCCGACAAACACGCACATTCTTCGCATCAGTTAAAGGAAAACGCTACGCTTAAATTCAAGCAAGTTTCCGAAGCTTACGAGACTCTGATCGACGATCGCAAGCGCGCTGATTACAATATCCGGTCCAATAGTTACCGGAATTCTGCGAATAATTATGGTGGTAATAGTGACAATTATAACCGTAAATATAAGAACGAGTATAGGAATAGTTATGGTTATGGGTATGGGTATAGTCGGCCTGCTGACGCCGGCGGTTCTGCAAGTATTGTTACCAAATTCGAGATGGTTCTGCGGTTCATGACGACGCGGGCATTTCTCCTCAATGCTGCACTTGCCGGGTAACATTTCGTGTTCTCTAATCCATTTTGAAACATGGTGGTTGATTGATACATAGctttaagttttattattagTAGTAATTATTATCACAACAATAGTTCTGTCTCATTCTCAAACTAGTTTAAGTTTTAGCTATATGAATTCCCAATATCCATCTTGCTCAAATTGGACTTGTTTCATTCCCATActcaataattttatctttcaaCTCTAGTGGAAGTCATATTAGAAAAATGTTAAACTTGAAAGAGAAGGTCACAGAACCAACaaactttgaattttgaatacTCCTAGTTTAATAAAAGTATCTTGGAATGCCCTAAAAACAGAGattgtcatataaattgggaagaggagtattgaatttgcttataGTTCTTGTGGCAATATGCCCTTGTTAAAAAAGGTTTATTTGAGGCGATATGTATTGTGTAAAGTTGTAAACTTTAAGGGCGTTTTTGTTCCATTAGACCTAATGGTTGAGTCATGTGAATATGTGATTTTCGTAGTTGCCAAGTCAAAGTGGAGGTCCTGAGTTTAACAGTCATATGAGTTTGTGTTAAGACTTATATGTTGGTATTCTTCCTACTTGTGTGTGGTAGATGCTGTCGATGTGCAACAGTTGGAGTTACATAATTGTAAATATATTCCTAATACTTGATCTCTCTCACCTTCATCCAcccaaaagaaaagaacataTTTCTAAATTGTCTGGTTATTTTGGGCAATTGGATACCGAATTTGCTACATTTATTGGCTTATTGGTATGTGGTGTTATGTATGCAGTATCAGCTGCAGTTGGTTTTCCATGTAATTTGAAGTTTGGTTCTTctctatatattttcttttggatatgGTAGGTTTTTACTAAATAAGTGAATTATAGCTAAAAGTCAGAATCTTTGTGTTACTTCTAACTTTTGCATTTGTGCCTTACCAAGGTTCATGAATTAGTCTAGTTTCAAGTTTTGAATGTGGATATTCAACGATTCTGATCTTTCAGTTCAATCTTGATGTGTTTGTAATGAGGGAACTGTGGTATATTGGCATTCCCCTGAATGTATGGTTATAGCACTTTAGCTGGATCATTAAGGAAGACACCACCTTGGGTGAATGTTGAATTCTATTGGTAGTTTCTGTGATACTTCTAAGGAAACGGTCATCAAGACCAAATAGGAAGGTATCCAAGAAAATTTGGCATTTCAAATTTGTCTCGTCGACTGTCCAGTCTCATCCTTTGGGTTTGGGTGAATTCTATGTATTTCTAGTTCCTAAACTTCCTGATTCATGTGAAACAACTTGATTCTTCAATACATCATCCTGTTTTACTTTACGTCAATGTTTTTGTTATGGATAagttattttcctcaaatttgaCCCAGTTAGAATCTTCTAAGTAACTCGCTGATATATATTTCTCTGCAGTGTATTGTTAGGTGCAACATATGTAGTTGATGCAGGTGGGGAGGCACTATGGAAGATGCAAAATTCTGGAGTAAgacttcttttccttttctctatCACTCTCCATACACTTTTTGTTAATTGAAACTGCATAGAGATTAATGAACAAACTATTTAACTgagaacaagaaaaagaaatgtggTCCAAGGTTTTAATATTGCCTTCACTTGGTAAAAAATTTggtcccttttttttttttgtttcaatggtAGGATTGTatatttcactgggtatgttgttgttgacatGTGAGCAGGCAGTGACCCCTACCTTTTTGAGCTTATTTTTCAGTATAATGTATCATATCTTATTATTTCTGTAATCTATGTAGTTTCTGTTTAAATTTATAGGAACTTCACTAAAGTCATTCAGTTGTAGAAGTATTTGTTATATTTAGTAAGCAGTAAAGTCTCAGAATAATTTTCCCTAACAATCTTCTTTGTGATCTCTGAGTGTAGAAATCGTTTGAAGAAGCAATGGAATCTGTAGAAAAAGCTAAAGCATTTGATGACAAAAGATGAAAGGGGTTCTGCTGTATAGTTGTTTGTTTTTGTCGACGGGTTCGAATTTGCTCATGGAGAACCCCTGCTTCATACCTTGTTAAATAAGCTATTGCAATTTGCAAATAGCTGAGCTGAGATCTTCAATTGCTGTCAAaattactcaattttttttttatagatacaGAGAGGGAGAGAGTAATTTGTAAAGTGGTTGAGCAGCGTGCATCCTTGTATATaagaaggaaaatatatttggtGGCATTGCTGTTCTTGTATTAtgtaatattataattataaccaAATGAAAATGTGTGTAGATATAGGCAGTcagataaatataatttgacttGCCTAAAGTATAACATGTTAgatactctctctgtccctaattacttgttcactttcttttttttttatagttgtccctaattacttattcattttgacaaattaagaaaagacaaaataattttacctattatatcctcaattaattactttgaaaaaggtacaatttcttgaaaatcttaaatttttattccATCCACTTAATAATTAGTAGGGgaaaaatggtaaactcactgtgtcaataattgttttcttaataggtgtgtcaattcaaaagtggacaagtaattagagacagagagagtatggagtagtttttttttcttacaaacATGCTTCACTTCCTTTCTTTTGAGGTGAGTTGAGAGTATCGAAAACATTTTCTCTACCCTCCAAATAAGGTCTATATTAATCTTTACCCTCTCAAAAtcccacttgtggaattacgTTAATATTGTCATTGCTGTTGTAGTTGTGGGATTATTTAAAGTCGTGTTTGGTATAATTATTTTGGTAATGGAAAATGGGTAGAACTATCCATGAATTTTCTGTTGTTAGTTTGGAAATCAAGTTGTTATTTGTTATTACAGCAATATTCAAACCAGCTTGCACACACGTCGACTAGATGCAATCCAGTACTACAAGTTCAAAGTATAACATGCATATGCAGAAGGGATCACCAATAGTACTGGATTTTCAGTAGTTGACAAATAGGTAGAACTATTAAATGATCTCTGCTGGCTAAACAAACAGAAAAATGAAGATGAAAAATGGGAAGCAGCTCATTATGTACAAATAATTGTACACAGAACTGGATTTTTCAGTAGTTGGCAAAGCTTTGAGAGAACTCCATCCAATGTGCCTAGGAAACAGATAAAGTTTGAAAGAATACAAGTGAAGGCAATAATCTTTTCTCATAGACTACCTGACTCTACTATTTGTTTCATTTCCTCTTGATTTCTATTCCTTGGCTACGAAAAAAGCATCTATAGAAAGTGCATCTACTGGGGATATGATCCCATCCAAATGAGATAGTGTCAAGAAGGTTCacaaagaaacaaaatttataacttaGCGACTGTAACAAGCAGATGCACCAACTTTAGTTAGAGAGACAACAAAGTTCAGTAACATATCAGCTGATGCAGCTTATGGACATGCAGTATGAGATGCTGGATTGATTAATGTCTCCTGCATCTTTAATGCCAAGGTGAACCACCAATGGTTATCCTTGTTCAAGTGAAACTGAAACTAAGGCAAACCTCCCCACCCCACAGCTATATCATGCAAGTACAGAACAATACACCCAACTTAAACAAATTTGAAAGCAACAACCATCAAAATCATTTCAGTAGGATAAGTAATGAAGAAAATTATGCACATACTCTTCATATGTAAGGATAGATTAGCTTTAGACTTAGATGTGAAGTCATAATTATGAGTGGAGCTTCTGGCAAAAGTTTATTGATAGAAAAAACTTCTAATGTCTTGCTTCAAAGATGGTAATTTTATTCCTCTGACCAGGGGATCTGTTCAATCCTGTTATGGTAATTTTGCGCATGGAAATCTTTCTATCTGTATAATCAGGTGATAGGTACACTTGTAAATTATGTGTAACTAGAACTGAGCCAAAATAGAAATAGTACATCCAAAACAAAAACACACAAGGAAGTGCTTTAGGGCCAAAAAAGGAGGTAGAAACAATGATGGTTGATGCAAGGCAATACCTAG
Proteins encoded in this window:
- the LOC125864733 gene encoding replication protein A 14 kDa subunit B-like; protein product: MDTTNPAVFVNAELLRLYMGRRVRAVIQVMRSDGGGTVNGRSTDDQQIVVKGNPPGPLTTFVEVTGIADSNQSIRAEVWSNFGDTLDTYSYNRICMLANGDYKHLFI
- the LOC125864729 gene encoding chaperone protein dnaJ 72-like gives rise to the protein MDHYKVLGLTRSASKEEIKQAFRKLAMEFHPDKHAHSSHQLKENATLKFKQVSEAYETLIDDRKRADYNIRSNSYRNSANNYGGNSDNYNRKYKNEYRNSYGYGYGYSRPADAGGSASIVTKFEMVLRFMTTRAFLLNAALAGVLLGATYVVDAGGEALWKMQNSGKSFEEAMESVEKAKAFDDKR